A single region of the Brachypodium distachyon strain Bd21 chromosome 3, Brachypodium_distachyon_v3.0, whole genome shotgun sequence genome encodes:
- the LOC100843579 gene encoding BTB/POZ and MATH domain-containing protein 2, translating to MAANWQNWQALHGVRSPPRSTPTLIPFIPPAPRMGLELTDTASRCTTGKAVGSHEFEIDGYSLKKGMGVGKFVRSATFTVGGYNWAIRFYPDGFTEDAKDHVAICLEFMSSNAKVRAFHDMGLVKHATGLMGAGFVRSETMVFTSTAAIDKTTIPRVKLEGSKYIQDDRLIIKCVLTVLKESQVFQTKGSSEIEVPPSNITEDLGKLLGAKEGADVTFSVGGETFQAHKIVLAMRSPVFRAEFYGPMLETRMQCVAIEDMQPAVFKALLHFIYTDSLPNLDDLVEDGDANCEMMKHLLVAADRYAIDRLKLICQNVLAKNLDVENVSTTLALADQFNCDRLKDVCFDFIVSSNEKEAVVATNGYANLKRTCPSVLVDLFEKTSRLRKA from the exons ATGGCGGCGAACTGGCAAAACTGGCAGGCACTCCACGGAGTTCGCTCTCCGCCGAGGTCGACgccgacgctgatccccttcatCCCTCCTGCTCCAAg GATGGGGCTTGAATTGACGGACACGGCGTCGCGGTGCACCACGGGGAAGGCGGTGGGATCGCACGAGTTCGAGATCGACGGGTACAGCCTCAAGAAGGGCATGGGCGTCGGCAAGTTCGTCCGGTCGGCCACCTTCACCGTCGGCGGCTACAACTGGGCCATCCGCTTCTACCCCGACGGATTTACCGAGGATGCCAAAGATCATGTGGCGATCTGTCTCGAGTTCATGAGCAGCAACGCCAAGGTCCGGGCGTTCCACGACATGGGATTGGTAAAGCACGCCACAGGACTGATGGGCGCCGGCTTTGTCCGTTCAGAGACGATGGTGTTCACCTCTACGGCTGCAATTGACAAAACCACCATACCAAGGGTTAAGCTGGAAGGGTCAAAGTACATTCAGGACGACCGTCTCATAATCAAATGTGTGCTGACGGTCCTCAAAGAATCGCAGGTCTTTCAGACCAAGGGGTCCTCTGAAATCGAGGTGCCGCCTTCAAACATCACGGAGGACCTAGGCAAGTTGTTGGGAGCAAAGGAAGGAGCAGATGTCACTTTCAGTGTTGGGGGAGAGACCTTTCAGGCACACAAGATTGTGCTCGCGATGCGGTCGCCAGTCTTCAGAGCAGAGTTCTATGGGCCGATGCTGGAGACGAGGATGCAGTGCGTGGCAATCGAAGATATGCAACCTGCTGTTTTCAAAGCTCTTCTGCATTTCATATATACAGATTCACTGCCTAACTTGGATGATCTTGTGGAAGATGGTGATGCTAACTGTGAGATGATGAAGCATTTACTTGTGGCTGCAGACAGATATGCTATCGACAGGCTAAAGTTGATCTGTCAAAATGTTCTTGCCAAGAATCTTGATGTGGAGAATGTGTCAACAACATTGGCTTTGGCTGATCAGTTCAACTGTGACAGGCTTAAAGATGTTTGCTTTGACTTTATTGTCTCTTCAAATGAGAAGGAGGCTGTGGTTGCAACCAATGGTTATGCAAATCTCAAGAGAACTTGCCCTTCTGTTTTAGTAGATTTGTTTGAGAAGACAAGTAGGCTTCGCAAAGCATAG
- the LOC100843891 gene encoding BTB/POZ and MATH domain-containing protein 1, whose amino-acid sequence MGSQSKRTLSRYSTVTEHGSHTFEISGYSLKKGIGVGEFIQSSTFTVGGYDWVIRVYPDGSCDAVKDYVSVYLEIMSRNTEARACCSLRLINQDTGKPVIMWSEETPKVFRSCDSSRFGPQNGQFVLRSVLEEESLGYIKDDFFQIECDITVIKDSYVYESSVWSEITVPPSDLSQHLGKLLSDKKDTDVTFSVGGENFVAHKIVLAMRSPVFKAQLYGQMKERRARRITVEDMQPAIFRALLHFIYNDSLSADMDDLNDDEYSETIRHLLVAADRYAMDRLKLMCQSILCDYINVETVAATLALADQHNCDKLKAVCVEFLEYTASSEGMDAVVATQGYADLKRTCPSVLVDVFEKTSRSRKA is encoded by the coding sequence ATGGGATCCCAATCCAAGAGGACGCTGTCGAGGTACAGCACCGTCACGGAGCATGGCTCCCACACGTTCGAGATCTCCGGGTACAGCCTCAAGAAGGgcatcggcgtcggcgagttcatccagtcgagCACCTTCACCGTCGGCGGCTACGACTGGGTCATCCGCGTCTACCCCGACGGGTCATGCGACGCCGTCAAGGACTACGTGTCGGTCTATCTCGAGATCATGAGCAGGAACACGGAGGCGAGGGCGTGCTGTAGCCTCAGGTTGATTAACCAGGACACCGGAAAGCCAGTCATCATGTGGTCTGAAGAAACCCCCAAGGTGTTCAGGTCCTGCGACAGCAGTCGCTTTGGCCCCCAAAATGGACAATTCGTGCTGAGAAGTGTGCTGGAGGAGGAATCATTAGGCTACATCAAGGATGACTTTTTCCAGATCGAGTGCGACATTACTGTCATCAAAGATTCGTACGTGTACGAATCCTCAGTGTGGTCTGAAATCACTGTGCCACCATCAGATTTATCCCAGCATTTGGGCAAGCTATTGTCAGACAAGAAGGATACAGACGTGACTTTCAGTGTTGGAGGAGAGAATTTTGTGGCGCACAAGATCGTACTCGCTATGCGGTCACCTGTCTTCAAGGCACAGCTGTATGGTCAGatgaaggagaggagggcgcggcgCATAACTGTCGAAGACATGCAGCCTGCTATTTTCAGGGCCTTGCTGCATTTCATCTATAACGATTCGCTGTCTGCTGATATGGATGATCTTAATGATGATGAATACAGTGAAACCATCCGGCATTTGCTTGTTGCTGCAGATAGATATGCCATGGACAGGCTAAAGTTGATGTGCCAAAGCATCCTTTGTGACTATATTAACGTGGAGACCGTGGCAGCTACACTGGCTTTAGCTGATCAGCATAACtgtgacaagctcaaggctgttTGCGTTGAATTCCTTGAATATACTGCATCCTCAGAGGGGATGGATGCTGTGGTGGCAACCCAAGGATATGCAGATCTCAAAAGAACTTGCCCTTCTGTCTTAGTGGATGTGTTTGAGAAGACAAGTAGGTCTCGCAAAGCATAG